The following coding sequences lie in one Bacteroidota bacterium genomic window:
- a CDS encoding HmuY family protein: MLKTISNIALIFSLLPLLSSCFKEDERIAPHDRGDKITATIAMTQNYKYQVYYSLNNKLVVATNERTEFDLMFESHPTGVLIRPNTANFAMLAPTGKYQLSEVTSATGLQMRFDPSSGNPDSTVLRNWITISGNDTTYAREVYVFDRGINADGNPLGRVKITFDSLVGRKYYFTYANLNGSGLRQAVVEKQQGRNFAYYSLAKHQQVYPEPPKDSYDLLFTQYTTLLFTNTGEAYPYLVTGVLLNPYETEAVQMIEPDFDAIDFQRATAANYLKKSDVIGFDWKKVLGDVSSGNVYYEPMPEKVYLIRDSRGFYYKLRFIGFYNNQGEKGYPTFEFQKL; encoded by the coding sequence ATGCTGAAGACCATTTCGAATATTGCACTGATTTTTAGCCTGTTGCCCTTATTAAGCAGTTGCTTTAAGGAAGATGAGCGCATTGCACCACACGACAGGGGCGACAAAATCACGGCTACCATTGCCATGACCCAAAACTATAAATATCAGGTGTATTACAGCTTGAACAACAAGCTTGTGGTAGCCACCAACGAGCGTACCGAATTCGACCTGATGTTCGAGTCGCATCCCACCGGTGTGTTGATCCGGCCAAACACGGCCAATTTCGCCATGCTGGCACCTACCGGAAAGTATCAGCTTTCAGAGGTAACCAGTGCCACCGGCCTCCAGATGCGCTTCGACCCCTCGAGCGGCAATCCCGACAGCACGGTGCTCCGCAACTGGATCACCATTTCGGGAAACGACACCACCTACGCACGCGAGGTGTATGTGTTCGACCGCGGAATCAATGCCGACGGCAATCCGCTGGGCAGAGTCAAGATAACTTTCGACAGCCTGGTAGGCCGAAAGTATTACTTCACCTATGCCAATCTCAATGGAAGCGGTCTCCGGCAGGCTGTGGTCGAAAAGCAGCAAGGCCGCAACTTTGCCTATTACTCTCTTGCGAAGCATCAGCAGGTGTATCCTGAGCCACCCAAGGACAGTTACGACCTCCTGTTTACGCAATACACCACCCTACTCTTCACCAATACCGGCGAGGCTTATCCATACCTGGTGACCGGAGTCTTGCTTAATCCTTATGAAACCGAAGCTGTGCAGATGATTGAGCCCGACTTTGATGCCATCGACTTTCAGCGTGCTACTGCAGCTAATTACCTAAAAAAGAGCGATGTGATAGGATTCGACTGGAAAAAAGTGCTGGGCGATGTGTCGAGCGGCAATGTGTATTATGAGCCCATGCCCGAAAAAGTTTATCTGATCCGCGACAGCCGTGGCTTTTACTACAAGCTGCGGTTTATTGGCTTCTACAACAATCAGGGCGAAAAAGGCTATCCGACCTTCGAATTTCAGAAACTTTAG
- a CDS encoding TonB-dependent receptor — translation MMRKLSKTFAVFLLLSGPIWLAGQEAHLSLRDARSREAVSFAHINFRSFDGRQNLAAVSDVDGHARIAVQSAGLVQVSALGYHLLTDTLRPGEKKQLSLQPQVFNMDEVVVTGQYSPQPVDKSIFRVKVIGARHIEQRASNNLSELMTGELNIRGMVDGALGSKITLQGLGGEHIKFLIDGVPVIGRMNGNIDLSQLNLYNVKQIEIIEGPMSVIYGSNALAGVINILTRDQANARWNNRAEAYYESVGVYNFNASSTMSRNRWTMSAAGARNFFGGYSPVDTTRSKRWKPKRQYNADLSAAYAHQGTRARLNVSYFNELLRDKGNLLKPYFETAFDSDFTTNRLTTRFDLNQKVRSNRYLNVLGSYAYYDRRKNTWFKDLTTLEKVLTSNVFDQDTSRFDQWLLRSEFSKSDMGSWFNYQLGIDLNLEQGVGRRILGRNQQIGDYATFLSLKLQPGPRLMLQPGARYSYNTRYKAPLVYSLNAKYDLSESLSLRASAAKGFRAPSLKELYLEFVDVNHNIRGNENLKAESSQNYNLALRYHHEKPTYDYGLEASLFRNVINNSITLAALNTADQLYTYVNLDKMISQGYQLQFNNRLYPWLELKFGVGQTGRQQVQLNLPETDMVYSTDVIAQASYTWQKTDTRFGLYYKYNGDYPEVFVAQDGTIFRTIMKAYHTLDLNASRAFFARRLTVQLGAKNLFNNTNIGVVGDSGGGGIHSGGGGGSSPVGWGRTWFVRLNANLDKF, via the coding sequence ATGATGCGCAAACTCAGTAAGACATTTGCGGTCTTTTTGCTCTTGTCCGGCCCGATCTGGCTGGCCGGACAAGAGGCGCATCTCAGCCTGCGCGATGCCCGCTCGCGCGAAGCTGTTTCGTTTGCGCACATCAATTTCAGGTCGTTCGACGGCCGCCAGAATCTGGCCGCGGTTTCTGACGTTGATGGTCATGCCAGAATCGCCGTGCAATCCGCCGGTTTGGTGCAGGTGTCGGCCCTGGGCTATCACCTGCTCACCGATACCCTCAGGCCTGGCGAGAAAAAACAGCTGAGTTTGCAACCACAGGTCTTCAATATGGATGAGGTGGTGGTCACCGGTCAGTATTCCCCCCAGCCCGTGGACAAGTCCATTTTCAGGGTCAAAGTGATAGGTGCCAGACACATTGAGCAGCGGGCCTCGAACAACCTGAGTGAACTGATGACGGGCGAGCTGAACATTCGCGGCATGGTGGATGGCGCGCTTGGCTCAAAGATCACTCTGCAAGGCCTTGGAGGTGAGCACATTAAATTTCTGATTGATGGCGTTCCGGTGATCGGCCGCATGAATGGCAACATCGACCTGAGCCAGCTCAACCTCTACAACGTGAAGCAGATTGAGATTATCGAAGGTCCCATGTCGGTGATCTATGGCAGCAATGCCCTGGCAGGTGTGATCAACATCCTGACCCGCGACCAGGCCAATGCCCGCTGGAACAACCGTGCCGAAGCCTATTATGAATCGGTGGGCGTATATAATTTCAATGCCAGCAGTACCATGTCGCGAAACCGCTGGACGATGTCGGCTGCAGGCGCCCGCAATTTCTTCGGAGGCTACAGTCCGGTGGACACCACCCGCTCCAAGCGCTGGAAACCTAAACGCCAGTACAATGCCGACCTCTCGGCCGCTTATGCCCATCAGGGTACCCGTGCACGGCTCAACGTATCCTATTTCAACGAGCTCCTGCGCGATAAAGGAAACCTGCTCAAACCCTATTTCGAAACTGCTTTCGACAGCGATTTCACCACCAACCGCCTCACCACCCGCTTCGACCTGAACCAAAAAGTACGGAGCAACCGCTACCTGAACGTACTAGGCTCGTATGCCTACTACGACCGTCGCAAAAATACCTGGTTCAAAGACCTGACCACCCTCGAAAAAGTGCTGACCAGCAATGTGTTCGATCAGGACACCTCACGCTTCGACCAGTGGCTGCTGCGCAGCGAATTCAGCAAAAGCGACATGGGCAGCTGGTTCAACTACCAGCTGGGAATCGACCTCAATCTAGAACAGGGAGTTGGCCGGCGTATCCTGGGCAGGAACCAGCAAATTGGCGACTACGCCACATTTCTCAGCCTTAAACTGCAACCCGGCCCGCGTTTGATGCTGCAACCCGGAGCGCGCTACAGCTATAATACGCGGTACAAAGCGCCGCTGGTGTATTCGCTCAACGCAAAATATGACCTGAGCGAAAGCCTTAGCCTGCGCGCCTCGGCCGCCAAAGGCTTCAGGGCGCCCTCGCTCAAGGAGCTGTACCTGGAGTTTGTGGACGTAAACCACAACATCCGTGGCAACGAAAACCTCAAAGCCGAAAGCTCGCAAAACTACAACCTCGCACTGCGCTATCACCACGAAAAACCTACCTACGACTATGGCCTCGAAGCCAGCCTGTTTCGCAATGTGATCAACAACAGCATCACCCTCGCTGCCCTCAACACCGCCGACCAGCTCTACACCTATGTGAACCTCGACAAGATGATCTCGCAGGGCTATCAGCTGCAGTTTAACAACCGCCTCTATCCGTGGCTGGAACTCAAATTCGGGGTCGGACAAACTGGACGTCAGCAGGTGCAGCTCAACCTGCCGGAAACAGATATGGTGTACAGCACCGATGTGATTGCCCAGGCCAGCTACACCTGGCAAAAAACTGACACGCGCTTCGGACTGTATTACAAATACAATGGCGACTACCCGGAAGTGTTTGTAGCTCAGGATGGTACGATATTCAGAACCATCATGAAGGCCTATCACACCCTCGACCTCAATGCCTCCCGGGCCTTTTTTGCAAGGCGACTTACCGTGCAGCTTGGCGCGAAAAATCTGTTCAACAACACCAATATCGGTGTGGTGGGCGACAGCGGGGGCGGAGGCATACACAGCGGGGGCGGAGGCGGCAGCTCGCCTGTGGGCTGGGGACGAACCTGGTTTGTGCGGCTGAATGCAAACCTCGACAAATTTTGA
- a CDS encoding T9SS type A sorting domain-containing protein: MRKILQALIILIAVTSARLMANPVNDTVTMGPGYANDVFYSMQNGVVKVEPRNNWDIAFYTTRWSAGILLNEGAGAELYTYPLGDTSAWNNVDISGMADWPKMYNSDTLWEDGAFNRNALGHPDYGWGVYNMINHDVVGDSIFVIKLTNGSLKKLWIQRKRSTQNTWHFKFANIDGTEEITASVDATPFQASRLFIYYSLVNNALVDREPEIGSWDLQWSRYIATVYDNTGAPSPYMVVGVTSNLGVGVAKHHPVPPTFEDWTSKPFSESRTTIGHDWKNFNMALFQWQITDSLAYFVKDRNGNIHKLTFNYFSGTSTGRTGLTKKVLSLVGQNEISQQEFFSLYPNPAVNELNIRMKQGNLQQLRIFDIGGRLVLSQDGNALNGRSSVDISAFKPGAYVVEVVGDAGTSRQKLLINR, encoded by the coding sequence TGCAAAATGGTGTTGTCAAAGTAGAACCCCGCAACAACTGGGACATCGCCTTTTACACCACCCGCTGGTCGGCTGGCATCCTGCTTAACGAAGGTGCCGGAGCCGAGCTTTATACTTACCCGCTGGGCGACACTTCGGCATGGAATAATGTGGATATTTCAGGCATGGCCGACTGGCCAAAGATGTACAATTCCGATACCCTCTGGGAAGATGGCGCATTCAACCGCAACGCGCTCGGGCATCCGGATTATGGATGGGGGGTGTACAACATGATCAACCACGATGTGGTGGGCGATTCGATTTTTGTAATCAAACTGACCAACGGCAGCCTGAAAAAACTATGGATTCAGCGCAAACGTTCCACACAGAACACCTGGCATTTCAAATTTGCCAACATTGATGGCACAGAAGAAATAACTGCCTCGGTGGATGCCACCCCCTTCCAGGCCAGCAGGCTGTTCATCTACTACTCACTGGTAAATAATGCCCTAGTTGACCGCGAACCGGAGATCGGCAGCTGGGACCTGCAGTGGAGCCGCTATATTGCCACGGTTTATGACAACACCGGTGCACCCTCGCCCTATATGGTTGTGGGTGTGACCAGCAACCTTGGTGTCGGGGTTGCCAAACATCACCCTGTGCCTCCGACTTTTGAAGACTGGACCTCCAAGCCATTTTCGGAAAGTCGCACCACCATCGGGCACGACTGGAAGAATTTCAACATGGCGCTTTTCCAGTGGCAGATCACCGATTCGCTGGCATATTTCGTGAAAGATCGCAACGGCAACATCCACAAGCTCACCTTCAACTATTTCAGTGGAACAAGCACAGGCCGCACCGGTCTGACCAAAAAAGTGCTGTCGCTGGTCGGCCAGAACGAAATCAGCCAGCAGGAATTCTTTAGCCTCTACCCCAATCCTGCTGTCAATGAACTAAATATCAGAATGAAACAAGGCAACCTGCAACAACTCAGGATTTTTGATATTGGAGGTCGTCTTGTACTATCGCAGGACGGAAATGCTTTGAACGGCAGGTCCTCGGTTGACATAAGCGCCTTCAAACCAGGAGCCTACGTAGTAGAAGTTGTCGGAGACGCTGGAACATCACGTCAGAAGCTTTTGATTAACAGGTAA